A stretch of the Equus caballus isolate H_3958 breed thoroughbred chromosome X, TB-T2T, whole genome shotgun sequence genome encodes the following:
- the LOC100061578 gene encoding sperm acrosome-associated protein 5 produces the protein MQAWGMAVVTLAMLMVAAVDAKIYERCDLAMKLEKAGLNGFRGYSIGDWLCMAHYESGFDTSFVDHNPDGSSEYGIFQLNSAWWCDNGVTPTQNLCHMECHDLLNRHILDDVLCAKQVVSSQNGMNAWDSWTRHCAGHDLSEWLKGCNLYVKPNAKKVNSGSQR, from the exons ATGCAAGCCTGGGGCATGGCGGTGGTGACCCTGGCCATGTTGATGGTTGCCGCTGTGGATGCCAAGATCTATGAACGCTGCGACCTGGCAATGAAGCTGGAGAAGGCGGGCCTCAACGGCTTCAGGGGCTACAGCATTGGAGACT ggctgtgCATGGCACACTATGAGAGTGGCTTTGATACCTCCTTCGTGGACCACAATCCTGATGGCAGCAGTGAATATGGTATTTTCCAGCTGAACTCTGCCTGGTGGTGTGACAATGGTGTTACACCCACCCAGAACCTCTGTCACATGGAGTGTCATG ACTTGCTCAACCGCCATATTCTGGATGATGTCTTGTGTGCCAAGCAGGTGGTATCCTCACAGAATGGTATGAATGCCTG GGATTCTTGGACCCGTCACTGTGCTGGCCACGATTTATCTGAATGGCTCAAGGGGTGTAATCTGTATGTAAAACCTAATGCAAAGAAAGTTAATTCGGGTTCCCAGAGatag
- the LOC138921776 gene encoding LOW QUALITY PROTEIN: zinc finger protein OZF-like (The sequence of the model RefSeq protein was modified relative to this genomic sequence to represent the inferred CDS: inserted 1 base in 1 codon): MVKKSAPSFVFQERDDCKGPYVNQRGLPPQNTTEGGFKDRTLLLTVLEAVKSKTKADLASIGIQDLTSEQEVKGRGFTQSGSETGLVVCGRNDPGECGLCKDANVQSEYLEGGSEMINESVDVTGGLKPIDGVCGVSDRGCGMNDAACRGILFQTRCDCLFGEEKTLDHRERNLKFKLYRANLPQKKKEKAHLSVPQRTHTGEKPYECNERGKSFREKSTLHRHQRTHTGEKPYVCSDCGRAFTLKLSLSVHQRIHTGEKTDGCTVCGKVFSRKSYLMLHQRAHTGRKFEKSYECNECDKAFFQKSYLVIHQRVHTWEKPCECNERDKAFSQKSYLIIHQRTHTGERPYKHDKCXRALREKSKLIVHQRTHVGEKPYACPEYEEDLLPEVKACHELKSSERRETVKELKMENRKSFIEKSKKKKKVKQGVML, encoded by the exons ATGGTGAAGAAATCCGCCCCCTCTTTTGTGTTCCAGGAAAGGGATGACTGCAAAGGCCCCTATGTTAATCAGCGTGGGCTGCCACCACAAAATACCACTGAAGGTGGCTTCAAGGACAGAactttacttctcacagttctggaggctgtgaagtccaagaccaag GCAGACCTCGCCAGTATAGGAATTCAGGACTTAACATCAGagcaggaggtgaaggggagagGGTTCACTCAGAGCGGCAGTGAGACAGGGCTGGTGGTCTGCGGGCGGAATGACCCGGGAGAGTGTGGGCTTTGTAAAGACGCGAATGTACAGAGTGAGTACTTGGAGGGGGGCTCTGAGATGATTAATGAGAGTGTCGACGTGACTGGGGGCCTTAAGCCGATTGATGGGGTCTGTGGAGTCAGTGACCGGGGCTGTGGAATGAATGATGCAGCCTGTAGG GGTATCCTGTTCCAAACCAGATGCGATTGCCTctttggagaagagaagactTTGGATCatagagagagaaatctcaaGTTCAAGCTGTACAG ggctaatcttcctcaaaaaaaaaaagaaaaggcacacCTCAGTGTACCTCAGAGaacacacacaggagagaaaccatatgaatgtaaTGAACGTGGCAAGTCCTTCAGAGAGAAATCAACACTGCATAGACatcaaagaactcatacaggagagaaaccttatgtGTGTTCAGACTGTGGAAGAGCCTTCACCCTTAAGCTGAGTCTCAGTGTGcatcaaagaattcatacagGAGAAAAAACTGATGGATGTACTGTGTGTGGAAAAGTCTTCTCCCGGAAGTCATATCTCATGTTACATCAGAGAGCTCATACAGGACGAAAATTTGAGAAATCCTATGAATGCAATGAATGTGATAAAGCTTTCTTCCAGAAATCATATCTCGTTATTCATCAGAGAGTtcacacatgggagaaaccctgTGAGTGTAATGAACGTGATAAAGCTTTCTCCCAGAAATCATATCTCATTATACatcaaagaactcatacaggagaGAGGCCCTATAAACATGATAAGT GTAGAGCCCTCAGAGAGAAGTCAAAACTCATTGTACATCAGAGAACTCATgtaggagagaaaccctatgccTGTCCTGAATACGAGGAAGACCTTCTTCCAGAAGTTAAAGCTTGTCATGAATTAAAGagctcagagagaagagaaactgtgaaagaactgaaaatggaaaatagaaaatcctTCAtagaaaagtcaaagaaaaagaaaaaggttaagcAGGGAGTCATGCTTTAG